One genomic segment of Aquamicrobium lusatiense includes these proteins:
- a CDS encoding invasion associated locus B family protein — protein sequence MSSLKSKAYRLSVMAAGVAGFLAAGLPQASAQQIPQGWFKACSKQEDVDICNVQNIVTAGNGQLVTGVSMIDLRGKVNRKVFQVTVPSGRLVPPGIALQVDGGKAQKLDYVICFPDRCVAEVPMTDQLVASFKKGSVIQLTSVNFQNQPNPIQISLEGFTGAFDGPALQQSDLEDRQKKLQEFVSKNNEDFAKKLKEEQEKAKAGGN from the coding sequence ATGTCCAGCCTGAAATCCAAAGCATACCGTCTGTCGGTCATGGCCGCTGGCGTGGCCGGGTTCCTCGCAGCCGGGTTGCCGCAGGCTTCGGCACAGCAGATTCCGCAGGGCTGGTTCAAGGCCTGTTCCAAGCAGGAAGATGTCGATATCTGCAACGTGCAGAACATCGTGACCGCCGGCAATGGACAGCTCGTCACCGGCGTCAGCATGATCGACCTGCGCGGCAAGGTAAACCGCAAGGTCTTCCAGGTCACCGTGCCGAGCGGCCGTCTCGTGCCTCCGGGCATCGCCCTCCAGGTCGATGGCGGCAAGGCGCAGAAGCTCGATTACGTGATCTGTTTCCCGGACCGCTGCGTGGCCGAGGTTCCGATGACCGATCAGCTCGTTGCGTCGTTCAAGAAGGGCTCGGTCATTCAGCTGACCTCTGTCAATTTCCAGAATCAGCCGAACCCGATCCAGATTTCGCTGGAAGGCTTCACAGGCGCCTTTGACGGCCCGGCTCTTCAGCAGTCGGATCTGGAAGATCGCCAGAAGAAGCTTCAGGAGTTCGTGAGCAAGAACAACGAGGACTTCGCCAAGAAGCTCAAGGAAGAGCAGGAAAAGGCGAAGGCCGGCGGTAACTGA